A section of the Prochlorococcus marinus XMU1402 genome encodes:
- a CDS encoding secondary thiamine-phosphate synthase enzyme YjbQ — translation MEQIFSKLKFITHGEGFIDITYDLNLCVEKNNFHSGILNLTSLHTSCSLTINENADPNVLRDLKKYMQSIVPYDSYLTLSKNREEISYKHYQEGADDMPAHIKTSLTNSCLSLSFQDGKIMLGTWQAVYLWEHRFDQKERIINVHIIGEKK, via the coding sequence ATGGAACAAATATTTTCAAAACTAAAATTCATAACCCATGGAGAGGGTTTTATTGATATCACATATGATTTAAATTTATGTGTTGAAAAAAATAATTTTCATTCCGGAATTTTAAATTTAACTTCACTTCATACAAGTTGCAGTTTAACTATTAATGAGAACGCAGATCCAAATGTACTGAGGGACCTAAAAAAGTATATGCAATCGATAGTTCCCTATGATTCCTACTTAACCTTATCAAAAAATAGAGAAGAAATATCCTATAAACATTATCAAGAAGGGGCTGACGATATGCCAGCACATATTAAAACATCCCTAACAAACTCTTGTTTATCTTTGAGTTTTCAAGACGGGAAAATTATGCTTGGCACATGGCAAGCAGTTTATTTATGGGAACATCGATTTGATCAAAAGGAAAGAATCATTAATGTACATATAATTGGTGAGAAAAAATAA